gatttgacagtccgttgttgactaaaaacgtgttgatacaactataggttatagtactgaatgataacgcaagttcgtcgttttgatgttccggacctttgcttcaggaaattttctctaactagacctcattgaaatctaattgaatacccctgaactaggggttaagtgtcttgctcaaggacacattggtgtcggggattgaacctgggtctctcacaccaaaggcaacaTCTTATCACCAATACACcggaggggggctttaagacCAATTTCCCCCCATCTTTTTTATAATCattttcaacaaagttcttatgaagagactgtttcacatgctcataataaagcatgtgctggactCGATGGGTCCACATCCCTCATATTTCCCTGTCAtttccaggcagaggaaattcctgcgcttctcattcaggggaatccatttaatgttacacatttcctgaccgCTATTTCGGAACCTGAAATAGCGgtcaggaaatgtgtgattggaatcccctgaatctcttcataacaactttgttgaagaggataataaaagaaaacacacaaaagaagaaaaataaatcgtCAAAAAGCTGTGCCCTTTGCTCAagcaactgagctaaccagtgacactgaaaTTTTTTTCTAATTTATAAATTATCCAGGGGACGCACCTGTCGACCCCTGTGTTAAGCTATCGTTTGTTATCATGATATCACAAGACAATTATCCTTTTATCatgggaaaacaacattcattatcTCAAAATCTCtagaaaacagagtaaaaaaaaataagaagacaGACACTGACTTAAAATTTTAATGGATGGCTGCTTAGGGCTTCTGTACTTATCCCTTAAACAGGCCATGATTTTTCCAGAGCAATTCAAACTATTTGTGGCACTTTCTTGTCACAAATCTTCTAGTAAATACAAGtactgaaaacatttggaagTGATGCATGTTTTTGTCACTCACCAACACATTCAAAGCCTTCTCAACTGCATCTGTCCCCCATCTATTCTCTATATCATAGAGACGTATTTTGATGGGTATGGAGCCAGTTACCATGGGGACAGCAGAGAAGGACACAAACTGGGAAGACTGTGACTTCACAGTAATGTTGACAAAAGATGTAGTGGTGGCTGATCTGGGGGAGCAAAGACCTTCAGTTTGTTCCATATGAACTGCTACCTATAAAAATGCAGGTGTCCAcggaggaaaataaaacaaaaaattgaCAATTAAGATGTCCATCAGGTGGTCACTGTTTTAAGTGCCATTAGGTTATAGCTACCTGTAGGCTGTCAGAGCCATAGTTGTAGAGACACAAATGCCCTCTTCGATGCTTTGACCTCAGGTGGCTTAACTACACAGAAACCTGAAGGAAACATAGAATAAGTAAATTCCACTTATTAATGAGtagctcctcaatcaaatatcGAGATGCATTTGTGGAATGGGAAGCTGTTATTACCGGTAGCTGCAGATAAAGTGATGACCTGAATCTCCCACGTGGTGATGGAGTGAGGTAAGACCATAGAATAACTAGGgggtttcatttaaaaaataattgtttttaaaatccatCTGACAAATGCTTTATGTATAGTGTTACAGTTTGCAGTTATAAGACTCTACTTACACTGAACAGTAGAAAAAGCTGAAGTTCTCACATTGGCAAGATTAGAAGCAATTGTCATACATGTGTACCTCTTACCTTCCTTTGTCATTTACATCAAATTCTGTGAATGCGaagcttggggggaaaaatcGCCGAATGTTCTGTGAAACTGTATCCAAGAAGAATTCTTCAATGTCAGCAGTGCTTGCAgctaaaaatgagaaaatgaaaggTTTGTAATTAAACAATGTTCTAATCATGCCACAGTTACTGAACTCTATCTAAGTGAATGTGTAATGTATTTAATGTCCACATGACAGTTTCATCTTACTCCTGCCAAGTCCTTTCAGGGAATCCTCTTGGATCTTTTTTTGTCTCAGACGCTCTCCTTCAAGGCAGCATTTTAAAAAGGCTTCTGcacaaacaggattttcttCGACCAGAGAGACTCTCTTAGCTCTTTCCTGACATGTTCGTCTCATAGGGTTGAGATAAAACCCTTGAATACAAAAGTCTTGCA
This genomic window from Micropterus dolomieu isolate WLL.071019.BEF.003 ecotype Adirondacks unplaced genomic scaffold, ASM2129224v1 contig_9831, whole genome shotgun sequence contains:
- the LOC123965481 gene encoding complement C4-like isoform X1, with the translated sequence MMTLKSNFYNEKLQDFCIQGFYLNPMRRTCQERAKRVSLVEENPVCAEAFLKCCLEGERLRQKKIQEDSLKGLGRTASTADIEEFFLDTVSQNIRRFFPPSFAFTEFDVNDKGSYSMVLPHSITTWEIQVITLSAATGFCVVKPPEVKASKRAFVSLQLWL